From a single Desulfobacterales bacterium genomic region:
- a CDS encoding tyrosine-type recombinase/integrase, with protein RFHALRHLGASIMDNGNVPIGSIQKILGHENRKTTEIYLHSIGEAERDAILTFEKLQKNSHMISHTN; from the coding sequence TCAGGTTTCATGCATTAAGACATTTAGGCGCATCTATAATGGATAATGGTAATGTTCCAATAGGGTCAATTCAAAAAATATTAGGGCATGAGAATAGGAAAACAACGGAAATTTATTTACACAGCATTGGTGAGGCAGAACGTGATGCAATATTGACATTTGAAAAACTTCAAAAAAATTCTCACATGATTTCTCACACAAATTAA